A single Triticum dicoccoides isolate Atlit2015 ecotype Zavitan chromosome 2A, WEW_v2.0, whole genome shotgun sequence DNA region contains:
- the LOC119353013 gene encoding ribulose bisphosphate carboxylase small chain PW9, chloroplastic-like, whose protein sequence is MGASSVACHLLSSNTMAPTVMASSATSVAPFQGLKSTAGLPISRRSSSAGLSSVSNGGRIRCMQVWPIEGIKKFETLSYLPPLSTEALLKQVDYLIRSKWVPCLEFSKVGFVFREHNSSPGYYDGRYWTMWKLPMFGCTDATQVLNEVEEVKKEYPDAYVRVIGFDNLRQVQCVSFIAFRPPGCEESGKA, encoded by the exons ATGGGGGCCTCAAGCGTAGCCTGCCACCTTCTCTCCTCCAACACCATGGCCCCCACTGTGATGGCTTCCTCGGCAACCTCCGTCGCACCCTTCCAGGGTCTCAAGTCGACCGCCGGCCTGCCCATCAGCCGCCGCTCCAGCAGCGCCGGCCTCAGCAGCGTCAGCAACGGCGGAAGGATCAGGTGCATGCAG GTGTGGCCGATTGAGGGCATCAAGAAGTTCGAGACCCTGTCTTACCTGCCACCCCTCTCCACGGAGGCCCTCCTGAAGCAGGTCGACTACTTGATCCGCTCCAAGTGGGTGCCCTGCCTCGAGTTCAGCAAGGTTGGTTTCGTCTTCCGTGAGCACAATAGCTCCCCCGGATACTATGACGGTCGATACTGGACAATGTGGAAGCTGCCTATGTTCGGGTGCACCGACGCCACAcaggtgctcaacgaggtggaggaGGTCAAGAAGGAGTACCCTGACGCCTATGTCCGCGTCATCGGCTTCGACAACCTGCGCCAGGTGCAGTGCGTCAGCTTCATCGCCTTCAGGCCACCGGGTTGCGAGGAGTCTGGCAAGGCCTAA
- the LOC119353011 gene encoding ribulose bisphosphate carboxylase small chain PWS4.3, chloroplastic-like: MGSSTVAGILLSSDNTNTMAPAVMASSATTVAPFQGLKSTAGLPVSRRSSGSLGSVSNGGRIRCMQVWPIEGIKKFETLSYLPPLSTEALLKQVDYLIRSKWVPCLEFSKVGFVFREHNSSPGYYDGRYWTMWKLPMFGCTDATQVLNEVEEVKKEYPDAYVRVIGFDNLRQVQCVSFIAFRPPGCEESGKA; this comes from the exons ATGGGGTCCTCAACTGTAGCCGGCATCCTCCTCTCCTCCGATAATACAAATACCATGGCCCCCGCCGTGATGGCTTCGTCGGCTACCACCGTCGCACCCTTCCAGGGGCTCAAGTCCACAGCCGGCCTGCCCGTCAGCCGCCGCTCCAGCGGCAGCCTCGGCAGCGTCAGCAATGGCGGAAGGATCAGGTGCATGCAG GTGTGGCCAATTGAGGGCATCAAGAAGTTCGAGACCCTGTCTTACTTGCCACCCCTCTCCACGGAAGCCCTCCTGAAGCAGGTCGACTACCTGATCCGCTCCAAGTGGGTGCCCTGCCTCGAGTTCAGCAAGGTTGGCTTCGTCTTCCGTGAGCACAACAGCTCCCCCGGGTACTACGACGGTCGATACTGGACAATGTGGAAGCTGCCTATGTTCGGGTGCACCGACGCCACAcaggtgctcaacgaggtggaggaGGTCAAGAAGGAGTACCCTGACGCCTATGTCCGCGTCATCGGCTTCGACAACCTGCGCCAGGTGCAGTGCGTCAGCTTCATCGCCTTCAGGCCACCGGGTTGCGAGGAGTCCGGCAAGGCCTAA